The following coding sequences are from one uncultured Desulfobacter sp. window:
- a CDS encoding DUF6484 domain-containing protein, translated as MKEHPSFSAVSVKSTKESLEGVRVGQIVRIDGDGRILVDYPQNNMGAIPARFTRAMDIESLVSAKNEGLQVLLVFEDNRPDRPIIIDVLSSLMDGIYGSETRAVQEDLALDMGETQDITLNGKKIIFTGQEEIVLKCGKASITMTKAGKILIRGAYLLNRSSGVNKIKGGSVHIN; from the coding sequence ATGAAAGAACATCCATCGTTCAGCGCGGTCTCCGTTAAAAGCACCAAAGAGTCCCTTGAAGGTGTCCGGGTCGGTCAAATTGTCCGGATCGACGGGGACGGCCGGATTCTTGTGGATTATCCCCAAAACAACATGGGCGCAATTCCGGCCCGGTTTACCCGGGCCATGGACATTGAATCCCTGGTTTCTGCCAAAAATGAAGGTCTACAGGTCCTGCTGGTGTTTGAGGATAACCGTCCGGATCGCCCCATTATTATTGATGTCCTCTCTTCCCTGATGGACGGGATTTACGGCTCGGAAACCAGAGCCGTGCAAGAGGACCTGGCCCTGGACATGGGTGAAACCCAGGATATCACCCTAAACGGTAAAAAAATTATCTTCACCGGGCAGGAAGAAATTGTCCTCAAATGCGGCAAAGCAAGCATCACCATGACAAAGGCAGGGAAAATCCTCATTCGGGGAGCCTATCTGCTGAACCGATCCAGCGGAGTCAATAAAATTAAAGGCGGGTCGGTCCATATCAACTGA
- a CDS encoding tetratricopeptide repeat protein: MNTKKILFALLLSLSLMSGCVSQQTPKPQEPNLVEQYITNGEAYEDQGQLQSALEQYELALTVDAENLSALDHKKKVEAALYERARQHYEKGLALDEQGRYDAARRQYLSALQNWPAFTPAKEKLNPGGVALGSDAYVVHTLLEGQSVSKLSLIYYGDLKYYPVIGKFNNMPDVTRVRAGEQLKIPVLNGLTVEDLQQRYEVYMQERQGMGEPQTAPSPPEVEAPPEYTEPVIPAEPMAPPQDSETDDIPDTPPRTDEPPEVVEPTEPEVIEPAEVPEEPDTVPADEGALEPVAPVEPPSNYDQAMALFQQKKYGQAIPFFKKAQADTPDNDQIAANLFESYFQQGLAQFKKEQYLDARQSFSSAVEYDDTCTQCRTYIKTCEDTYKEKHYNLGIHYFGKEQLEQAITEWEQVEKIDPGYKDVQSNLTKARTLYERLESIKQSTTK, encoded by the coding sequence ATGAATACAAAAAAAATTTTATTTGCATTGCTGTTGTCATTGTCTCTTATGTCAGGCTGCGTATCCCAGCAGACGCCAAAGCCCCAAGAACCCAACCTGGTCGAACAATACATTACGAACGGTGAAGCCTATGAAGATCAGGGGCAGCTTCAAAGTGCATTGGAGCAGTATGAGCTCGCATTGACGGTTGACGCAGAGAATTTGTCCGCCCTGGATCACAAAAAAAAGGTGGAAGCCGCACTGTATGAAAGAGCCCGGCAGCACTATGAAAAAGGTCTGGCCCTTGATGAGCAGGGCCGGTATGATGCGGCAAGAAGGCAATATTTGAGCGCCCTCCAAAACTGGCCGGCGTTTACCCCGGCCAAAGAGAAATTAAACCCGGGCGGTGTCGCATTGGGGTCGGATGCGTATGTTGTACATACATTACTTGAAGGGCAGAGTGTTTCAAAGCTGAGCCTGATCTATTACGGAGATCTGAAATATTATCCCGTTATCGGTAAATTCAACAATATGCCGGATGTCACCCGGGTCCGTGCCGGGGAGCAACTTAAAATTCCTGTTTTGAACGGGCTGACCGTTGAGGATCTTCAACAGAGGTATGAGGTCTATATGCAGGAGCGTCAGGGGATGGGGGAGCCGCAAACCGCTCCGTCGCCGCCCGAAGTTGAGGCGCCGCCCGAATACACTGAGCCGGTAATCCCGGCGGAACCCATGGCACCGCCCCAAGATTCCGAAACGGATGACATACCGGATACGCCCCCCCGGACCGATGAACCGCCAGAGGTTGTTGAACCAACGGAACCGGAGGTAATTGAACCTGCTGAAGTACCGGAAGAACCGGACACTGTTCCTGCTGACGAAGGTGCGCTGGAACCGGTTGCACCTGTTGAACCACCGAGTAACTATGACCAGGCCATGGCCCTGTTTCAACAAAAAAAATACGGTCAGGCCATTCCATTTTTCAAAAAAGCCCAAGCGGACACGCCGGACAACGATCAGATTGCCGCCAATCTGTTTGAAAGCTATTTTCAGCAGGGCCTGGCCCAGTTTAAAAAAGAGCAGTATCTTGACGCCAGACAAAGCTTTTCATCGGCGGTTGAGTATGATGATACCTGCACGCAATGCCGCACATACATTAAGACCTGTGAAGATACCTACAAAGAAAAGCACTATAACCTTGGCATTCACTATTTCGGCAAAGAGCAGCTCGAACAGGCCATCACCGAATGGGAACAGGTTGAGAAGATTGATCCCGGTTACAAAGATGTCCAGTCCAACCTGACAAAAGCCCGGACCCTTTATGAAAGACTGGAAAGCATTAAACAGAGTACTACCAAATGA
- a CDS encoding TIGR02270 family protein, with translation MPVISEIVSQHAEEAAFRWLLRNQAVTEPHYSLSDLSRLDGVLDAHLDGLRIAGNHGWDIAKENLAFEESGEVFAASILALDELIKGETERFDAIIQCIDVDPLLSNGLVSAMGWYRFEDIEPIISTFALDERPFLKRCAIAAYAIHRKEPGAVLLKGLAHDDPFVRSRALKAVGELGRHDLLPALKKHIDDDDPDCRWLAAWATGLFKDRQSLPTLFSVAENGGEYAEEACAMAVRVMNSDETYPWLNMLMAVPGLARIAVKGAGVMGNPENIPQLIQMMEDPDLARPAGEAVSMITGVDLAYEDLEKDQPEGFTAGPTEDPKDENVDLDPDEDLPWPDPALVAQWWDENKNRFQTNTRYLAGRPVESKHLIHVLNTGYQRQRMAAAVELAQMHPDAPLFEVRAPGEGQKFLLGGGAKKRA, from the coding sequence ATGCCTGTTATATCAGAAATTGTTTCCCAACACGCAGAGGAGGCGGCTTTTCGCTGGTTGTTGCGTAATCAGGCTGTCACAGAGCCCCATTATTCCCTTTCCGATCTTTCTCGATTGGACGGAGTTCTTGATGCCCATCTTGACGGATTGAGAATTGCCGGGAATCATGGATGGGACATTGCAAAAGAAAATCTTGCGTTTGAGGAATCCGGTGAGGTGTTCGCGGCATCAATTCTTGCCCTGGATGAGTTGATTAAAGGTGAGACGGAACGATTTGATGCAATTATACAATGTATTGATGTAGATCCACTCTTGTCCAATGGGTTGGTCTCTGCAATGGGTTGGTACCGCTTTGAAGATATTGAGCCGATCATCTCGACATTTGCCTTAGACGAGCGTCCTTTTTTGAAACGATGCGCCATTGCCGCCTATGCGATACACAGGAAGGAGCCCGGGGCAGTGTTGCTTAAAGGACTGGCACATGATGATCCTTTTGTCCGATCAAGGGCATTAAAGGCGGTGGGAGAACTGGGACGACATGATCTGTTGCCGGCCCTTAAAAAACATATAGACGACGATGACCCGGACTGCAGGTGGCTGGCGGCATGGGCAACAGGCCTTTTTAAGGATCGGCAAAGCCTGCCCACCCTTTTTTCCGTTGCTGAAAATGGCGGCGAATATGCAGAAGAGGCCTGTGCTATGGCGGTTAGAGTCATGAATTCCGATGAAACCTATCCCTGGCTCAATATGCTTATGGCTGTACCGGGACTTGCCCGGATAGCGGTCAAAGGCGCCGGTGTCATGGGAAATCCCGAAAATATTCCCCAACTGATTCAGATGATGGAAGATCCTGATCTGGCCAGGCCGGCAGGAGAGGCCGTATCCATGATCACCGGGGTGGACTTGGCCTACGAAGACTTGGAGAAGGATCAGCCTGAAGGGTTTACGGCCGGCCCCACCGAAGACCCCAAAGACGAAAATGTGGATTTGGATCCGGATGAAGACTTACCCTGGCCTGACCCTGCGCTGGTGGCGCAGTGGTGGGATGAAAATAAGAATCGATTCCAAACCAACACCCGGTATCTTGCCGGCAGGCCCGTTGAATCCAAACACCTGATCCATGTTTTAAACACAGGATATCAGCGTCAACGTATGGCCGCAGCCGTTGAACTGGCCCAGATGCATCCGGACGCGCCCTTGTTTGAAGTTCGAGCGCCTGGGGAAGGGCAAAAATTCCTGCTTGGGGGCGGAGCGAAAAAACGTGCGTAA
- a CDS encoding FHA domain-containing protein → MNLIVQLVHIHGPMKGEIQEFSCREITIGRHPSCDLQFPKDQVAISRNHARITRDGNRFKIEDTSTNGTFVNGTKITEAWLKNGDVIFFTDGGPKVSFLTREGFPEEVHDLPAQGGGTVPATPVHEPYRQAMPEKKNTPLPDSGVPPAPSGYSQPVVQNSAKVPESPGNMPPVSPSRPEPYTPAPEAVNQSQAPPPLKVEPVDVPLVVQYGPILQSFNQLPVTIGSHPECDLVLQHPALMDQHVQIFFANGSYQLKNLTGHSRITINDQPVTTVFPMQPGDRIFLSVDGPGFQFIEGGRMAEISVPSQTDTPDQENDSSGPASESPQKKKPFLFKRLWR, encoded by the coding sequence TTGAATCTTATTGTACAGCTTGTTCACATTCATGGCCCCATGAAAGGAGAAATCCAGGAGTTTTCATGCCGTGAGATAACCATTGGCCGCCACCCGTCGTGTGATTTGCAGTTCCCCAAAGACCAGGTGGCCATCAGCAGAAATCATGCGCGCATCACCCGGGACGGAAACCGGTTCAAAATCGAAGATACCAGCACCAACGGCACCTTTGTCAACGGCACCAAAATTACGGAAGCCTGGTTGAAAAATGGAGATGTTATCTTTTTTACCGATGGCGGGCCCAAAGTCAGTTTTTTGACCCGGGAAGGCTTTCCCGAAGAGGTTCATGACTTACCGGCACAGGGGGGAGGCACTGTCCCTGCGACGCCGGTGCACGAGCCGTATCGGCAGGCAATGCCTGAAAAAAAGAACACGCCTTTGCCCGATTCCGGGGTGCCGCCTGCGCCTTCCGGGTACTCACAGCCTGTTGTTCAGAATTCTGCCAAGGTTCCGGAAAGCCCCGGTAATATGCCACCCGTTTCCCCATCCCGACCAGAACCGTACACACCGGCCCCCGAGGCCGTAAATCAATCGCAAGCACCGCCGCCCCTGAAGGTTGAGCCGGTCGATGTACCTCTGGTGGTGCAGTACGGACCGATCCTGCAATCCTTTAATCAACTGCCAGTGACCATCGGCAGCCACCCCGAATGTGACCTTGTGCTGCAGCATCCGGCCCTGATGGATCAGCATGTCCAGATATTTTTCGCAAACGGCAGCTACCAGTTAAAAAATTTGACCGGGCACAGCCGGATAACCATTAACGATCAGCCTGTGACGACGGTCTTCCCCATGCAGCCTGGAGATCGGATTTTTTTGTCCGTAGATGGCCCTGGCTTCCAGTTTATAGAGGGGGGGCGCATGGCTGAAATCAGTGTGCCTTCCCAAACCGACACGCCGGATCAGGAAAATGATAGCTCAGGACCGGCATCTGAGTCGCCCCAGAAAAAGAAACCGTTTTTATTTAAACGCCTCTGGCGCTGA
- a CDS encoding type VI secretion system tube protein Hcp — translation MASDAFLEIDGIKGESTDKEFKDQIEVLSYNWGVSQAASGTASSSGGGSVARADFQDLSIVKELDSASPLLSKNCWSGTHIAKVTLRLNRAAGDKRVKYMEYKLENVIISSVSIGGGGGGIPTESVTFNYGKITTTYTKQARPGGGGAGDVPAGWNLEENTNI, via the coding sequence ATGGCTTCTGATGCTTTTTTAGAGATTGACGGCATTAAAGGTGAAAGCACGGACAAGGAGTTCAAGGACCAGATTGAAGTTCTTTCATACAATTGGGGGGTTTCCCAGGCAGCTTCGGGAACGGCAAGTTCTTCCGGCGGTGGATCGGTTGCACGGGCCGATTTCCAGGATTTGAGCATTGTCAAAGAGCTGGACTCTGCCTCTCCCCTGCTCAGCAAGAACTGCTGGAGCGGCACCCACATTGCCAAGGTGACCCTGAGACTGAACAGAGCGGCAGGTGACAAACGGGTCAAATACATGGAATACAAGCTGGAAAACGTGATTATCAGCTCTGTGAGCATCGGCGGCGGCGGCGGCGGGATTCCCACGGAGTCGGTAACCTTCAACTACGGGAAAATAACCACAACCTACACCAAGCAGGCTCGTCCGGGCGGCGGTGGCGCAGGGGATGTACCGGCTGGATGGAATCTTGAGGAGAACACCAATATCTAA
- a CDS encoding YopT-type cysteine protease domain-containing protein, which yields MGFDSKRDWPTQNTFNSAGICAALSTWWAKRIVKTGETPNGNDLPNVMMYQHLWNIGAWNGINLSSQLLAFHSDLAERENVRIASVHNSANVKVCVRPKNPGVFILTIYNVNGTSGHTVALCRGQKRKYFFDPNSGQYSVKTGRAFANSVRKYLTAAYPDLIDAYLYRVFE from the coding sequence ATGGGGTTTGACTCAAAAAGAGACTGGCCGACACAAAATACATTCAACAGTGCGGGCATCTGTGCGGCACTGAGCACCTGGTGGGCCAAACGGATCGTAAAGACGGGGGAAACCCCAAACGGGAATGATCTCCCTAATGTGATGATGTATCAGCACCTGTGGAATATTGGCGCATGGAACGGCATCAACCTTTCCTCGCAATTGCTTGCCTTTCACAGCGACCTGGCAGAGAGGGAAAATGTAAGGATCGCATCCGTACATAACTCTGCCAACGTCAAGGTCTGTGTCCGGCCCAAAAATCCTGGTGTTTTTATCCTGACAATATACAATGTTAACGGGACATCCGGGCATACTGTAGCCCTTTGCCGGGGACAAAAACGAAAATATTTTTTTGACCCCAACTCCGGTCAATATTCCGTCAAAACAGGAAGAGCCTTTGCAAACAGTGTCAGAAAATATTTGACAGCAGCGTATCCGGATCTTATTGACGCATATTTATACAGGGTATTTGAATAG
- the tssI gene encoding type VI secretion system tip protein TssI/VgrG, which translates to MYTQENQLFTIQTPLGPDELILTGFKGVEKLSGLFGFELNLVSERRSIAFKEIVGANVTLSLGLRDGSSKYINGIVSSFTQNSSIDSDENTLSAYTATMVPWFWLLTRTADSRIFQEKSVPDIVEQIFSEYELFDYTLRLNGTYTPREYTVQYRETDFNFISRLLEEEGIYYFFEHTEDKHNLILGDSPMVHEPCVGQEEARCVQSSGAGARTAADPESEEDIITHLNVKKQMRIDRYTLSDFNFKQPNSSLQASSTSKIDLGTGQREIYDYPGGYQDNSGGARFTDMRMEEEEARITTLSGSSSCRAFTSGYRFRLMDNFNEEMNEEEFVITRLEHSVQQAEIRSDALASRENSFEYTNGFECMPFSIPFRPPRDTRRPVVDGVQTAIVVGPAGEEIHTDEYGRVKVQFHWDREGEKNENSSCWIRVSQVWAGAGWGAMFIPRIGHEVIVDFEEGNPDRPIIIGRVYHANNQVPYPLPDEKTKSTIKSDSTIGGGGFNEFRFEDKKGSEEIFLHGQKDWTIAIENDKNQTVGHDETLDVGNNRTKSVGVNQQETIGANKTISVGANHSETVGVNMTQTVGKNKTETIAINKAETIGAAKELTIGAAYMVTVGAAMMETVGAVKSVNVGASSSEDVGSDKSVTSGKKMSLTSGDDFTVSGGKSGVIDIKDELTIKVGKASINMKKNGDITIKGKNINIKGSGNIVMKAKKILEN; encoded by the coding sequence ATGTATACCCAGGAAAATCAGCTTTTCACCATCCAGACGCCTTTGGGCCCGGATGAATTGATATTAACGGGATTTAAGGGGGTAGAAAAACTGTCGGGGCTTTTTGGCTTTGAATTGAACCTGGTTTCCGAGAGGCGCAGTATCGCCTTTAAAGAGATCGTCGGTGCCAATGTTACGTTGTCACTGGGCCTCCGGGACGGCAGTTCAAAATACATAAACGGTATTGTTTCCAGTTTTACCCAGAACAGCAGCATTGACAGTGATGAAAATACCTTGTCCGCATATACGGCAACAATGGTTCCCTGGTTCTGGCTGCTCACCCGTACGGCAGATTCAAGAATTTTTCAGGAAAAGTCCGTTCCTGATATCGTGGAGCAGATTTTTTCCGAGTACGAGTTGTTCGATTATACCCTGCGCCTGAACGGAACATACACTCCCCGTGAATATACGGTTCAGTACCGGGAGACGGATTTTAATTTTATTTCCCGGCTTCTGGAAGAAGAGGGGATTTATTATTTTTTTGAACATACTGAAGACAAACATAATTTGATTTTAGGCGATTCCCCCATGGTACACGAGCCCTGTGTGGGCCAGGAAGAGGCCAGATGCGTGCAGTCTTCCGGTGCCGGGGCTCGAACGGCGGCAGATCCTGAAAGTGAAGAAGATATCATTACCCATCTGAACGTCAAAAAGCAAATGCGTATTGATCGGTACACCCTGAGCGATTTTAATTTTAAACAGCCCAATTCAAGCTTGCAGGCCAGTTCAACTTCCAAAATTGATCTGGGGACCGGGCAGCGTGAGATTTACGATTATCCGGGCGGATACCAGGACAATTCCGGAGGAGCGCGGTTCACCGATATGCGTATGGAAGAAGAGGAGGCCCGGATTACAACCTTGTCCGGGAGTAGTTCCTGCCGCGCATTTACCAGCGGCTACCGGTTCCGGCTCATGGATAATTTCAACGAGGAGATGAACGAAGAGGAGTTTGTGATCACTCGCCTGGAACATTCCGTCCAACAGGCCGAAATCCGAAGCGATGCGCTTGCGTCCCGGGAAAATTCATTTGAATACACCAATGGGTTTGAATGCATGCCTTTTTCCATCCCTTTCCGGCCGCCACGGGATACAAGACGCCCGGTTGTGGACGGTGTTCAGACTGCAATTGTTGTGGGACCGGCCGGGGAAGAGATCCATACGGATGAATACGGCCGGGTTAAGGTGCAGTTTCACTGGGACCGGGAGGGGGAAAAGAATGAGAACAGCTCCTGCTGGATAAGGGTGTCCCAGGTCTGGGCCGGTGCCGGCTGGGGGGCCATGTTCATTCCCAGGATCGGCCATGAGGTGATCGTTGACTTTGAAGAGGGGAACCCGGACCGGCCCATCATCATCGGGCGGGTTTACCACGCAAATAATCAGGTGCCGTACCCCCTTCCCGATGAGAAGACTAAAAGCACCATCAAGTCAGACTCCACCATCGGCGGGGGCGGATTCAACGAATTTCGGTTTGAGGATAAGAAGGGCAGCGAAGAGATTTTTCTTCACGGGCAAAAAGATTGGACCATTGCCATTGAAAACGACAAGAACCAGACCGTGGGGCATGACGAGACCTTGGATGTGGGAAACAACCGGACCAAGTCTGTGGGGGTGAATCAGCAGGAGACTATCGGCGCCAACAAAACCATCAGTGTGGGAGCCAATCATTCGGAAACCGTGGGCGTCAACATGACACAGACCGTAGGCAAAAATAAAACTGAAACCATCGCCATCAACAAGGCGGAAACCATTGGCGCCGCAAAGGAGTTGACCATTGGTGCCGCGTATATGGTGACTGTCGGTGCGGCAATGATGGAAACCGTCGGGGCCGTCAAATCCGTGAACGTAGGGGCCAGCAGCTCAGAGGATGTCGGGTCTGACAAGAGCGTGACCTCCGGAAAGAAAATGTCGCTTACTTCAGGGGATGATTTTACGGTGAGTGGTGGCAAAAGTGGTGTCATTGACATCAAAGATGAATTGACTATAAAGGTGGGAAAGGCGTCCATCAACATGAAAAAGAACGGCGATATCACCATCAAAGGGAAAAATATCAACATCAAAGGTTCTGGAAATATTGTCATGAAAGCAAAAAAGATTCTGGAAAACTGA
- a CDS encoding PAAR-like domain-containing protein, producing the protein MGNNVFANGREVSCKAADGTAICAFPDVCFTPPENPATPPGVPIPYPNTGMATDTTSGSKKVKVSGKEVMLKNKSYFKKSMGDEAGSAAKKGVVTSTNRGKVYFTSWSMDVKFEGENVVRHMDITTHNHNPPPGNSPPWMYLDTMAVDIAPSDHPCKNEIDDAQEKCKGSKKEKVGSQTKNKCEPGSGCEEAMGCILVPKSQDKKLCCDPKNTGHHLIPGHCCKGVLPGYNYQDAPCVCAGGWSNHRNDGSGISDDEKTHPMMHEAQDAIERKVFRVVGKLIDTGRIQGLSKDRPWKYKTVRNIGISAHKKVFKTSKCSIACMKSQLDDFHLSSDGVDENTLLKAKEQGRKIDPNDKSYQRWKNKFPDLPD; encoded by the coding sequence ATGGGAAACAACGTATTTGCCAACGGGCGGGAAGTCTCCTGCAAGGCCGCCGACGGAACGGCTATTTGCGCCTTTCCCGATGTCTGCTTTACCCCGCCCGAAAATCCGGCCACCCCGCCGGGAGTCCCTATCCCCTACCCGAACACGGGCATGGCCACGGACACCACCAGCGGAAGTAAAAAGGTCAAGGTGTCGGGCAAAGAGGTCATGCTGAAAAATAAATCTTATTTTAAGAAAAGTATGGGAGATGAAGCCGGTTCTGCGGCTAAAAAAGGGGTGGTTACCAGTACGAACAGAGGAAAGGTCTACTTTACCAGCTGGTCAATGGATGTAAAGTTCGAAGGAGAGAATGTGGTTCGCCATATGGATATAACCACCCATAACCATAATCCTCCCCCTGGAAATTCACCTCCCTGGATGTATCTTGACACCATGGCAGTGGATATCGCCCCAAGCGATCATCCCTGTAAAAACGAGATTGATGATGCCCAGGAAAAGTGCAAGGGATCAAAAAAAGAAAAGGTTGGCAGTCAAACAAAAAATAAGTGTGAGCCGGGTAGTGGGTGTGAGGAGGCCATGGGGTGCATTCTTGTCCCCAAAAGTCAGGATAAAAAGCTATGCTGTGATCCCAAGAATACAGGACATCACCTCATTCCCGGCCATTGCTGTAAAGGGGTTTTACCCGGCTATAATTATCAAGACGCGCCATGTGTGTGTGCCGGCGGCTGGAGCAATCACCGAAATGATGGGAGTGGTATTTCAGACGATGAGAAGACACATCCTATGATGCACGAAGCACAGGACGCCATAGAACGAAAAGTCTTTCGGGTGGTGGGGAAATTAATTGATACCGGCCGCATTCAGGGCCTTTCAAAAGATCGCCCATGGAAATATAAAACAGTAAGAAATATCGGCATATCCGCGCATAAAAAGGTATTTAAGACGTCAAAGTGCAGTATCGCATGTATGAAATCCCAATTGGATGATTTTCATCTTTCATCGGATGGCGTTGATGAAAACACGTTGTTGAAGGCCAAAGAACAAGGCAGGAAGATTGATCCCAATGATAAATCATACCAAAGATGGAAAAATAAATTTCCTGATTTACCAGACTGA
- a CDS encoding DUF2169 domain-containing protein: protein MRLEHITQMEAGYTMGMNPDGRELLVVVVKGTFHIPDSGQPPVLSPEQIPLFEADDFTGEPGQSAPLHESDYAPFKPMCDVILNGSAYAPGGNPAPKVRVMLQVGPVAKSFHVLGPRFWQKGMISITPSRPVPFTVLPFSYDTAFGGVDFSHSNDKKHKAFMENPIGTGYHDNLKNEAVHGTPLPNTEELQNPITRPDGAYRPMGFGVVGRGWLPRYPLAGTYDQEWLDNTFPFLPADFDSAYFQCAPTDQQMPYPKGGEIVGLVNLTPEGKTVFQLPSKQITVTYFLKNGEEKDVAASLDTLVIEPDQGIFTLTWRASLPLKKNMFEVEFALVAESAADRAQILQNENVSFPLFDKDDQDVSQKVPEVQETT from the coding sequence TTGAGACTGGAACATATCACCCAAATGGAAGCCGGATATACCATGGGGATGAATCCCGATGGCCGGGAACTTCTTGTGGTGGTTGTCAAGGGCACTTTCCATATCCCTGATTCCGGCCAACCGCCTGTCCTGTCCCCAGAGCAGATTCCTCTGTTTGAGGCTGATGATTTTACCGGTGAACCCGGGCAGTCCGCCCCCCTGCATGAAAGTGATTATGCGCCTTTCAAACCGATGTGCGATGTGATCCTTAACGGAAGTGCCTATGCCCCCGGTGGTAACCCGGCACCAAAAGTGCGGGTCATGCTCCAGGTCGGTCCTGTCGCTAAATCCTTTCATGTACTGGGTCCGAGATTCTGGCAAAAAGGGATGATCTCCATAACCCCCTCCCGGCCGGTACCTTTTACGGTCCTTCCTTTTTCCTATGATACGGCCTTTGGCGGCGTGGATTTTAGTCATTCAAATGATAAAAAACACAAGGCATTCATGGAAAATCCCATTGGCACAGGTTACCATGACAACCTGAAGAATGAGGCGGTCCACGGAACACCGCTGCCCAATACCGAGGAGTTACAGAACCCGATCACCCGGCCTGACGGTGCATACCGCCCCATGGGCTTCGGGGTTGTCGGCCGGGGCTGGCTGCCCCGCTATCCCCTGGCCGGGACCTATGATCAGGAGTGGCTGGACAATACCTTTCCCTTTCTTCCGGCTGATTTTGATTCGGCCTATTTCCAGTGCGCCCCCACAGACCAGCAGATGCCGTATCCCAAGGGAGGGGAGATCGTTGGGCTTGTCAACCTGACACCGGAAGGAAAAACCGTCTTTCAACTCCCCTCAAAACAGATCACGGTGACCTATTTTTTGAAAAACGGAGAAGAAAAGGATGTGGCGGCAAGCCTGGACACCCTGGTTATTGAGCCGGACCAGGGCATATTTACCCTGACCTGGCGGGCTTCTTTACCATTGAAGAAGAATATGTTCGAGGTGGAATTTGCTCTTGTCGCGGAAAGTGCGGCGGACAGGGCGCAGATTTTGCAAAATGAGAATGTTTCATTTCCTCTGTTCGACAAGGATGATCAAGACGTTTCCCAAAAGGTGCCTGAAGTTCAGGAGACCACTTAA
- a CDS encoding polysaccharide deacetylase family protein — protein MHLKRILLIFVLIIFTGSMFLASCVSDRPPVQKPVPSVYQSKNYILYARNRHDSLEDLARQYYGSEREIWRIEDAYDPDSPGSTSFITIPLKEKNKGGLFADGYQSVPILCYHKFIPNDPSPLNTPPDIFRSHLAFLKDNGFRTISPDMLLDFLTYRRQIPKKAVMITIDDGFKSGLMTAAPILSEFGFSAVFFVYTDYIGVSRKALTWQDLRRLKADGFYIGSHSTSHSDLSRKLEDETDDAYGKRLYKEVVVSKQTLDRKLNQNTTIFSFPYGRYNEHAMAMSKKAGYEMAVSVDRGANPFFSNPLALKRDMILKKDIKTFKTRLHTFTELSLK, from the coding sequence ATGCATTTAAAGCGGATCCTTCTCATATTTGTTTTGATCATTTTCACGGGTTCAATGTTCCTTGCGTCCTGTGTGTCAGATCGGCCGCCTGTACAAAAGCCTGTCCCATCGGTGTATCAGTCAAAAAATTATATATTGTATGCCAGGAACCGGCATGATTCTTTAGAAGATTTGGCCAGGCAGTATTACGGCAGCGAACGTGAAATATGGCGAATAGAAGACGCCTATGATCCGGATAGCCCGGGCAGCACCTCGTTTATCACGATTCCGCTCAAAGAAAAGAACAAAGGCGGCTTGTTTGCCGACGGATACCAGAGCGTTCCCATTTTGTGTTATCATAAATTCATTCCCAATGACCCGTCGCCATTGAATACGCCGCCAGACATTTTCAGGAGCCACCTTGCCTTTCTCAAGGATAACGGATTCCGGACAATCTCTCCGGATATGCTTTTGGACTTTTTAACATATCGGCGGCAGATTCCTAAAAAAGCCGTAATGATCACCATTGACGACGGGTTTAAATCCGGGCTGATGACAGCCGCCCCCATCCTTTCGGAATTTGGCTTTTCCGCGGTGTTTTTTGTGTACACGGACTATATCGGGGTCTCTCGTAAGGCGTTGACATGGCAGGATCTTCGTCGGCTTAAAGCCGACGGGTTTTATATTGGTTCCCATTCAACCTCCCACAGCGATTTAAGCCGGAAACTGGAAGACGAGACTGACGATGCCTATGGAAAAAGGCTTTACAAGGAGGTCGTTGTTTCCAAGCAGACCCTGGATCGTAAATTGAACCAGAATACCACGATCTTTTCCTTTCCCTATGGCCGCTATAATGAACATGCCATGGCAATGTCGAAGAAGGCCGGTTATGAAATGGCTGTCTCGGTGGACCGGGGCGCTAACCCGTTTTTTTCAAATCCCCTTGCATTAAAAAGGGATATGATATTAAAAAAAGATATTAAGACGTTTAAAACCAGATTGCATACATTTACCGAACTGTCCTTAAAGTGA